The Henningerozyma blattae CBS 6284 chromosome 6, complete genome genomic interval CTCTATACCCTCGTTTCAGTGGTAGATGCAAACCATAGATGAATTTATAATGTatgtaatatttatttatttttacttttataaaaatacaaaaaacaaacaaactcTTCATtacatatttttaatatttaattttttatttattttattttttttttttttttttgtactCATCGCTaattgcattttttttcaatcaaaAACAATCTAACTTTTTTGACTAATTTTTCGGCCGGAAACGGCAAGATGTGTCATGATTACTTCATGTAGAAACCCATTCATTCTTTAAGGAAACTCTGCGTCATCCTTAATAAACACTACTCCGTTTTAAGGAACTCTGtgtcatttattttttttttttcaatgactataatataataaatcgATAAATTAAGCGCCAATGaggaatatatataagcaTCCCTATTCTCACAAGAATAAGATTTCGggtaaagaagaagaagtaCATcaaagcaaaagcaaagTAGGCTAAGTTAATTCACatcaattcaaattattcaaaatacaATGTCTGGTAGTACTCAAAAATTATGGGGTGGTAGATTCACCGGTGAAACCGATCCATTGATGCATTTATATAACGCTTCCCTACCTTATGATTACAAAATGTATAAAGCTGATTTAGAAGGTACAAAAGTTTATACTTCAGGTCTGCAAAAATTAGGACTATTAACTTCAgaagaattggaaaaaattcattatgGTTTAggtgaaattaaaaaggaATGGGATAATGGTACTTTTAAGCGTCACccaaatgatgaagatatcCATACTGCCAATGAAAGACGTCTTGGCGAAATCATTGGAACTCATATCGCAGGTAAAGTTCACACAGGTAGATCTCGTAACGATCAATGTGTCACAGATTTAAGAATCTATTGTCGTGATATCTTGGtcgaaaaattattaccttTCATGATTGATTTAGTTCAAGTTATAACAAAGAGAgctgaaaatgaaattgatattttaatgcCAGGTTATACTCATTTACAAAGAGCTCAACCAATTAGATGGTCCCATTGGTTAAGTTCTTATGCTACTTATTTCACTGAAGATTATAAAAGGTTGAAACAAGTCTTGGaaagattaaataaatGTCCTTTGGGTGCTGGGGCAATTGCAGGTCATCCATATGGAATTGATAGACAATATTTATCAGATGAATTGGgtttcaattcaattattggTAATTCTTTAGTAGCAGTTTCCGATAGAGATTTCATTGTAGATATCATGTTTTGGTCTACTTTATTCATGAATCATATTTCAAGATTTTCCGAAGATTTAATCATTTATTCTACTGCTGAATTCGgtttcattaaattaagTGATGCTTATTCCACAGGTTCTTCATTGATGCctcaaaagaaaaacgcagattcattagaattattaagaGGCAAATCTGGTAGAGTATTTGGCCAATTAAGTGGGTTTTTAATGAGTTTGAAAGGTATTCCATCTACTTACGATAAAGATATGCAAGAAGATAAAGAACCTTTATTTGATTGCTTAACCACAGTAGAGCATTCGATCTTAATTGCTACGGGTGTCATCTCTACATTAACTGTtcaaaaggaaaatatGCAAAAAGCACTAACCATGGACATGTTATCCACTGATTTAGCTGATTATTTGGTGATGAAAGGTGTTCCATTCAGAGAAACCCATCACATCTCAGGTGAATGTGTCGCCTTGgctgaaaaattaaatttatctgGTATTGATAAGTTAACTTTGGAACAATATCAAGAAATTGATTCAAGATTTGAAAAGGATTTATTCgaaacttttaattttgaaaagagtGTGGAAAAGAGAAATGCCATTGGTGGTACTGCCAAGTCAGCTGTTCTCAAACAATTAGCTTCTTTAAACGAAGAAATCTCTTCTACTAATTAAGACTTTTCaaaccattattatttaccTTGTTCTATAAAACCAAATTTGCATATCTATATAATTCAATCATATACAtctaaaagaaaaaaaattgaagcATCTTATATATAGCTTATTCTACAAAATTCTCTCTTTATAACCCTAAAAAGCCGCCAGCGTTACCCTGTGAAACCTCAGGGTTACCCGTCAGTAACTCGAATTTCCATTTTGAATAAAGTGGCAAAATTCGGGAAAAAGGGGAGGGCTTCCCTAAAAGGAGGTTTGATGAGGACAAGCAAATTCTGCGAAAAGGTGGCGCATTGGAATATCCGTAATTCCTTAAACTGCCTTGGAGATTCTAACTGTTAAAGataattaaaacaattaactaatagttaaaaaaattataatataaactATTATAAGCTAATCAGATATagttcaaataaattttaaataacaaATTGAATTACATATCCAATCTATTAACATACAATATTACACTTTTTACCgttgattttttttgttgcCCATTCGGAATATCCCTTCAATcgaatctttaataattaataaactaatatatcaagtattaatattagaagaatataaaatttacaatCAATTTAGCAAGTGCAACAATTTGTAAACTTTACAAGAATATCTCAATTGGAagtaagttaaatattaaaaaaataaaaaaataaaaaataaaaaaagaatatatcaacataaatatttcataattataatataatatggGTCTAAATAATCCTGTTCCAAGAGGTTTAAAAGCTGAATCAAAGTATGTATAGATTTATCAttctatttattatattcaatCTGAAGAAAATACGATTGCTTTagtttaaaagaattttttcatttactAACATCGCTCAATTATAAAactggaaaaaaaataattctataaAATCCTTCGAGATTTCTTTGACGAAGGTTTTTGGtcactatttttttctgtttttaatatcttttatactattttcattttagGAAAGCTGCAAACATTTTAAGAAGTTTTGTTAAACCAAACCAAGTGTTTGGTCAAGATCAAGTCATTCCACCAGATGTTTTAAAGAGAGCTAAAGGTTTAGCTGTTATTACTGTTTTAAAAGCCGGTTTTCTTTTCTCTGGTAGAGCTGGTTCAGGTGTTATTGTTGCAAGATTACGTGATGGTACATGGTCTGCTCCATCTGGTATCTCTATGGCTGGTGCTGGTGCTGGTGGTTTAGTCGGTGTTGAATTGACAGATTTCGTCTTTATCTTAAACACAACAGATGCAgttaaatcattttcagAATTCGGTACCATTACTTTAGGTGGTAATGTTTCTGTTTCTGCTGGTCCATTAGGTAGAAACGCTGAAGCTGCTGCTTCGGCTTCAACAGGTGGTCTTTCATCTGTCTTTGCATACTCTAAGAGTAAAGGTTTATTTGCAGGTATTTCTGTAGAAGGTTCTGTTATTGTTGAAAGAAGAGACGCCAATGCTAAATTTTATGGTAGAAATGTAAATGCTAAACAAATTTTAGGTGGTAAAGTTAGACCACCTCCAGCTGTGGATCCATTGTTCCGTATTTTGGAATCTAGAGCTTTCAACTATAAGAATTCTTATGATGACTATTATGGAGAAGATCATGACAATGAAAGTTTCTATGCAGATATTCCAGACTCTTTCGTCTCAAGTGATGCTTCTTCAGCCAGGCCAAACACTAGATCAAGTAGATGGAGAGGCGATGGTGACGATTCTAGAAGCTACCGTGAGGATTACGACGATGATGACTATGATGATGACTACGATGATAATGGTTATGATGATAGGCGTGGTGGTGGAGCCAATAGAGGTGGTAGAGGTGGTGGCAGAGGAGGTCAATACTTAGATGATGGTTACGATGACCGTCGTTCCACTAGAAGAGGTGATgattatgatgatgatagGGCGTATGGTCATGGTAATAGAGACGATTATGGTAGGGGCGACTATGGCAGTAGTAACAGTAGAAATGCTAGTGGTGATTACGGTAGGGGTGATTACGGTAGTAGCAATAGAGATAGGGATTATGGTAAAGGCGATTATGGTGCTAATGATAGCCAGCGTGGTGGTTCTAGAGACTATTATCAAAACCAAAGAAACAGTTCATATGGAGATGACAATTACAGAAGCGGGAATAGTCCCCGTAACGGCAATGGTAGCCGTGATATAAATAGATATTCTTCAGGTGGTTCCTACGATAGACAGGCGCCAGCTTCTCCACCTGGTCCTTCACGTATGACAGGTATCCCTACAAGAGACGATGCAGTACCAGGATCTCCAAAAGCTGTCGcattatattcatttacTGGTGAAGAAAGAGGCGATTTATCATTCAGAAAGGGTGAtgttattactattattaaaaagtCAGAATCTCAAAATGATTGGTGGACTGGGAGAGTCAGTGGGAGAGAGGGTATCTTCCCAGCTAATTATGTTGAGCTGGTTTAACGTAATAAATTGATGATTCCTTTAAAACTAAaatcttaaaaaattaaaaaaaacaaaaaataaaaaaaaaataagcaaacaaaaaaagataaaaggGAATATCAAGACCGTAGGTAAATTCCTCAAAATTGTATAATCTTATTtgttttctaataattccttgatgttatttattttatcttaATTACTacagtatatatatattgcaactatatatgaatatatatatcgaTATATACTCCCATAATATGGCTATTGCCAgttgaataaaattataaataaactaaataacACTAAC includes:
- the ARG4 gene encoding argininosuccinate lyase ARG4 (similar to Saccharomyces cerevisiae ARG4 (YHR018C); ancestral locus Anc_1.354) gives rise to the protein MSGSTQKLWGGRFTGETDPLMHLYNASLPYDYKMYKADLEGTKVYTSGLQKLGLLTSEELEKIHYGLGEIKKEWDNGTFKRHPNDEDIHTANERRLGEIIGTHIAGKVHTGRSRNDQCVTDLRIYCRDILVEKLLPFMIDLVQVITKRAENEIDILMPGYTHLQRAQPIRWSHWLSSYATYFTEDYKRLKQVLERLNKCPLGAGAIAGHPYGIDRQYLSDELGFNSIIGNSLVAVSDRDFIVDIMFWSTLFMNHISRFSEDLIIYSTAEFGFIKLSDAYSTGSSLMPQKKNADSLELLRGKSGRVFGQLSGFLMSLKGIPSTYDKDMQEDKEPLFDCLTTVEHSILIATGVISTLTVQKENMQKALTMDMLSTDLADYLVMKGVPFRETHHISGECVALAEKLNLSGIDKLTLEQYQEIDSRFEKDLFETFNFEKSVEKRNAIGGTAKSAVLKQLASLNEEISSTN
- the YSC84 gene encoding Ysc84p (similar to Saccharomyces cerevisiae LSB3 (YFR024C-A) and YSC84 (YHR016C); ancestral locus Anc_1.356); translation: MGLNNPVPRGLKAESKKAANILRSFVKPNQVFGQDQVIPPDVLKRAKGLAVITVLKAGFLFSGRAGSGVIVARLRDGTWSAPSGISMAGAGAGGLVGVELTDFVFILNTTDAVKSFSEFGTITLGGNVSVSAGPLGRNAEAAASASTGGLSSVFAYSKSKGLFAGISVEGSVIVERRDANAKFYGRNVNAKQILGGKVRPPPAVDPLFRILESRAFNYKNSYDDYYGEDHDNESFYADIPDSFVSSDASSARPNTRSSRWRGDGDDSRSYREDYDDDDYDDDYDDNGYDDRRGGGANRGGRGGGRGGQYLDDGYDDRRSTRRGDDYDDDRAYGHGNRDDYGRGDYGSSNSRNASGDYGRGDYGSSNRDRDYGKGDYGANDSQRGGSRDYYQNQRNSSYGDDNYRSGNSPRNGNGSRDINRYSSGGSYDRQAPASPPGPSRMTGIPTRDDAVPGSPKAVALYSFTGEERGDLSFRKGDVITIIKKSESQNDWWTGRVSGREGIFPANYVELV